A stretch of DNA from Lotus japonicus ecotype B-129 chromosome 4, LjGifu_v1.2:
TTGAGTAATTGGTCTACTTTTCTGTCATAAATTGTCCATTTTGCATAGAAAGGACCTGCGTGATATATGCTGTGTGATAGGCACCGGAGGAGATTGAGCGAAAGAGAGATAGAAGAACTGAGTAGGTAAACTGTATTATTGTGTAACTGAGACTTTACAAGGTAACACTGGCTTTCCAGAGGCCAGACTCCAACAATAGTGATTCTACCGAATGTCCAATTAACTAACCTCCCTTCCCCTTTTAAGGGAAGATCTGGTATTGATAGCTAACCACCGAGAATATCTCTAACTAACTCTATATCCCACATGACCTATAGGTCAATACACAAGAGTTCTAAGCTCTCCCCCTCCTCTGATATACTTTCCTAATAATAGGCCTAGCCCTATCTTTATCACTGTGGTACTTGAAGAGATTATTTATTAGGTTCCGGACATATCGAATTGGGAAAAGTTCTTGGATGCATTTAGGTGACTTAGGtcagtgattttttttttttttgcattagtAAAATAGACCTGGACTGGTCTCCTATTTAAATCAGAAAGAAGAGGATGCTTTGATACCTTAGTAAAGTTTCAGTCCTTATTGCAGAtgtttttgactttttggagatAAGAAACCATCTCATCATTTGGTTCCCAGTAGGTATCTGCTCCCTCTTTTCCTCCCCTTTTTATACTATTAAGGTAGGGTGTGTTCTTGTTCTTCCTAGTGATGTAGCAATCTCATATGGTGTTCAAAACTCCTATTCTTTTAGCATAGATATTTTGACTGAACCCTCTAGTATACTAGTTTAAGGTTCATATTACTTCTTTTTGGTTGTTTTCGAGCTTGATACTCCCGAGATGCAAGCCGTTTGAACATAGGATATAATGTATATTTCTTTCCTGGAAAAAGATCCTATGTTTTGAAATTCTTGCAAGCTTGTGAAATTATATAGAATTATAggcatattttaattttattttactttaataCAATTTCTGCCATACTTGTGAGTAAAAATAGTGCTGTAATCTGATCATCCTTGTTACAGGTATAACGCGGTAATGCAGAGTTGGCAGCTTGTATTCAACTGGGAGCAAGGATTGAACTTTCAGGTTCGGGATGTACGTGCTCGAGTGTTGACTGACATGGCTTGGGTTACTATGAAAACATTTGTTGACATGGACACAGGGCCATTCAACGTAACCAATGTCTTTGAGTTCCATAATGGACGGTGGTATATGGTTCATCATCACAGCTCTGTGATGAATGGGGAGGTGGATCAATAATAGATTGTGCATGGATAATAGTGAGAGATGATACATTGTTATGTCTGATACTGGTTTCAAAAAGGTGGTTTTATTTGCAGATGCAAGATGCTTGAAATTTTAGTAATTACTTTAGAAGatcctttttcttttgtttccaaTCTCAGTTTCTTTTTTACTGTATATAAGACAGGAAGTGGCAAGAGCGCCAGAAAAGAGTTATTTAGTACAGTAATTGGATTAAGGTAAACACAAGATTGGTGGAAAGGATTGCCATGAATCGTTGGGTCCAGACTTGTGAAAACCAAGGCTGAGCAGTCCCGGGAGCAGATGCACAAGCATTCTCCGTTTTTGTAGTGCATCCTAGTAGGGTGCATTTTTTACTGAGTTGAACTTTGAAACTTTGCTAACCAATgatgattttattgtaaagcaTGATTCCTTTAGGGGTTTAAAATTCGTGATCTGAGAAGCTTTGCTTTTACATAATCCTCCAACAAGGCGATGAAAATCACGTGATATCAGAGATTGGATATGAAGTGGACAATGGAAAACCACGATGTGTTAAAAttcatgatgaataaaaacaaCTTCCACTAGCTTTTGTGGTCGTCCACCCACTGTAATCTTTGCCTTCAATGTGGTTTTTAATCGTATAACCAAACATGCACGAAAATGGGGAGGAAATCATGTATTGTTTGAGAATGCACCAAAACTTTCCAAAGCAATTTTATCAAATTGTTCACACCAAACCGAAGCAATATAATCCTAGGTAGATATAGAAACATTGATGGAATGCTAATTAGTCAAATGCATCATCTAATTCTTGGTCTTGTTAGAAGAATAATCAATGGGCAATTCAATTACCTAATTAAATTAACTATAAATCTTGATGAAGATCCATGTTTttccaaaataaaattatttctgtGACTTCCAAAATATAGACTTTCCTGCCAAACAGTGCTTAGTGAGTGCAGCCTCATATTCCGATAGAAGGCTTTGTAGAGGAGGTTAAATAAAAAGAGTGGTGGACGTTATCCATTCCTGGGGAGGGGATAGCTCAAGCTCAAGGGGTAgggaggagagagaaagaatgTCAATAGCTTTCCTCTCTGTTCCGACGCCTCATCAGGCTCACTTGTTCAAGTTCAAAAACTCATCTCCAACTTCCCCTTACCCTTCAAAGTTACTTCTTCCTCTGTGCTCTCCTTCTTCTACCTCAACTCCTGTCATAGAAGAggacccttcttcttcttcagctgatGAACTTCCTATTCCTGATCAATCAAGTTACACAACCAAACAGAGGTACCATCATTAAAATTCCATTAATACTGAACTTGTTCAATTATTAACTTCCTCTTCTGATAAGCATGTTTTGTTTGGCAGCAGTGGTTGTAAGGCGTGTGGAAGAGAAGAAATTGAGAGAGGATGCAATGGTGAAGGAAGGATACAGGGTGGGATTGCAACTGTGCCTGGATTTGGCTGGTGGCCTATAAAGGCTTACAGGCCCTGCCCTGAGTTTCTGGCGTCTGGTGGAAGGTATAGGAGACAGGGTC
This window harbors:
- the LOC130710202 gene encoding uncharacterized protein LOC130710202 isoform X1, with the protein product MSIAFLSVPTPHQAHLFKFKNSSPTSPYPSKLLLPLCSPSSTSTPVIEEDPSSSSADELPIPDQSSYTTKQSSGCKACGREEIERGCNGEGRIQGGIATVPGFGWWPIKAYRPCPEFLASGGRYRRQGQSMDEVAFGRGPTSSVAGDSKKPSKKKEGSKK
- the LOC130710202 gene encoding uncharacterized protein LOC130710202 isoform X2 — encoded protein: MSIAFLSVPTPHQAHLFKFKNSSPTSPYPSKLLLPLCSPSSTSTPVIEEDPSSSSADELPIPDQSSYTTKQSGCKACGREEIERGCNGEGRIQGGIATVPGFGWWPIKAYRPCPEFLASGGRYRRQGQSMDEVAFGRGPTSSVAGDSKKPSKKKEGSKK